From Gimesia panareensis, the proteins below share one genomic window:
- a CDS encoding pyruvate carboxylase, translated as MSEGKIKKLLVANRSEIAIRIFRSTHELGIRTVGIYTHEDRYALHRTKADEAYQIGKPGHPVKSYLDIDAIITLAKQKKIDAIHPGYGFLSENAEFAQACKDAGIIFVGPQVETLKSLGDKISARKIAEQAGVPVLGGSGEAITDTAEGLKTAQSIGFPIILKAAHGGGGRGMRVVQTEKEFDAAYEQARSESLSAFGSPDVFVEKFISRARHIEVQLLGDKHGGLVHLYERDCSVQRRHQKVVEIAPAPNLDPAVREALCNAALKIGQSVNYESAGTVEFLLDDDTNQFYFIEVNPRIQVEHTVTEQVTGVDVVKSQILLAQGASLSDPGIGINSQEEIKTHGFALQCRVTTEDPTNNFMPDYGRVAHYRSASGMGVRLDAGTAFSGAMVFPYYDSLLVKVTTWARTFKDASARTERCLQEFRIRGVKTNIPFLLKLVTHPTFIKGECITRFIDETPELFKFPKRHDRATKLLTYLSETIVNGNPLVKDRAKAVRRTPAPVPTYNKKQIDPPDGMRQKLLELGSEKFSKWILDQKELLLTDTSFRDAHQSLYATRFRTHDMLQIAEVYAHNCPQLFSLEMWGGATFDTSMRFLKESPWQRLADMRERVPNILFQMLIRASSAVGYTNYPDNVVKAFVKEAAAAGIDVFRVFDALNWVPNMKVAMEEVQKSGAICEASICYTGDILDPSKSKYDLKYYVKMAKELEKMGAHILAIKDMAGLCKPYAAELLVKTLKQEIGIPIHFHTHDTIGGQAASILKAAEVGLDIADGAVPSMSGGTSQPNLTTVIESQRFEEHQPTVNVEHLDEISEYWRAVRNYYTAFESPVLPAGANLYDHQMPGGQYTNLLQQAQSLGLGDRWSEVCHVYAEVNQLLGDIVKVTPTSKAVGDMALFLVANDLTCDDVVNSDRDLAFPESVLDLVSGRMGQTPGGFPEAVQKRILRGEEPLTERPGSILPPADFEDAANTVQQMIGRTPNDQEVVSYLLYPKVFEDFAAHQKAYYDTSGLPTYAFFNGLEPEEEIAVDIAPGKTLIIKFLAVGKPQTDGCRTVFFELNGQPREVVIVDKALKPQDDSRRKADSSDQKQIGAVMPGVVVSLTIKVGSKVKAGDQLLMLEAMKMQTSVISEQDGVVKEILVEPGTQVESGDLLIVLE; from the coding sequence ATGTCTGAGGGTAAAATCAAAAAGCTGCTCGTTGCCAACCGAAGTGAAATTGCGATTCGGATTTTCCGCAGTACGCACGAACTGGGGATCCGCACGGTCGGCATCTATACCCATGAAGATCGCTATGCGCTGCACCGGACCAAAGCCGACGAAGCCTATCAGATCGGTAAGCCGGGGCATCCTGTGAAATCGTACCTGGATATCGATGCCATCATTACGCTGGCCAAACAGAAGAAAATCGATGCGATTCACCCGGGTTACGGATTCCTTTCCGAAAACGCGGAATTTGCTCAGGCCTGTAAAGACGCCGGGATCATCTTCGTCGGTCCGCAGGTCGAGACTCTGAAATCCCTGGGTGACAAAATTTCTGCCCGTAAGATCGCCGAACAGGCGGGCGTTCCAGTCCTCGGGGGGAGTGGGGAAGCGATTACCGACACCGCAGAAGGTCTCAAAACAGCACAGAGCATCGGTTTCCCGATCATTCTGAAGGCGGCCCACGGAGGTGGTGGCCGCGGAATGCGAGTCGTGCAGACTGAGAAAGAATTCGACGCCGCTTATGAACAGGCCCGGAGTGAATCGCTGTCCGCTTTCGGCAGCCCGGATGTATTTGTCGAAAAGTTCATTTCCCGGGCACGGCACATTGAAGTCCAGTTGCTGGGCGACAAGCATGGCGGCCTGGTTCATCTCTACGAGCGTGACTGTTCGGTACAGCGTCGTCACCAGAAAGTGGTGGAAATCGCACCGGCTCCCAATCTCGATCCGGCAGTCCGGGAAGCGCTCTGTAACGCTGCCCTGAAAATTGGTCAGAGTGTGAATTACGAATCAGCGGGGACCGTCGAATTCCTGCTGGATGACGATACGAATCAGTTCTACTTTATCGAAGTCAACCCGCGTATTCAGGTCGAACATACGGTGACCGAACAGGTGACCGGCGTGGATGTGGTCAAATCGCAGATCCTGCTGGCACAGGGAGCGTCGCTCTCCGACCCCGGAATCGGGATCAATTCGCAGGAAGAAATCAAAACTCACGGTTTCGCTCTGCAGTGCCGGGTGACGACCGAAGATCCCACGAATAACTTCATGCCCGATTACGGTCGCGTGGCACACTACCGTTCCGCGAGCGGCATGGGCGTGCGGCTGGATGCGGGAACGGCGTTTTCCGGAGCGATGGTCTTCCCGTACTACGACTCACTGCTGGTGAAGGTCACCACCTGGGCACGAACGTTCAAAGATGCCTCGGCCCGTACGGAGCGTTGTTTGCAGGAATTCCGGATCCGGGGCGTGAAGACGAACATCCCCTTCCTGTTGAAGTTGGTGACGCACCCGACGTTCATCAAAGGGGAGTGCATCACCCGCTTTATTGACGAAACGCCGGAACTGTTCAAGTTCCCCAAACGACACGACCGGGCTACCAAGCTGCTGACCTACCTGTCAGAGACAATCGTCAACGGGAATCCACTGGTGAAAGACCGGGCCAAAGCAGTGCGACGCACCCCGGCTCCCGTGCCCACATACAACAAAAAGCAGATCGATCCGCCGGATGGCATGCGACAGAAACTGCTGGAGCTCGGCTCTGAAAAGTTCAGCAAATGGATTCTGGATCAGAAAGAGCTGCTGCTGACCGACACCTCATTCCGGGATGCTCATCAATCGTTGTATGCGACCCGCTTCCGGACACACGACATGCTGCAGATCGCGGAAGTGTATGCTCACAACTGCCCGCAGCTGTTCTCCCTGGAAATGTGGGGAGGAGCGACGTTCGATACCTCGATGCGATTCCTGAAAGAATCGCCGTGGCAGCGTCTGGCTGATATGAGGGAACGGGTGCCCAATATTCTGTTCCAGATGCTGATCCGTGCCTCCAGTGCCGTGGGATACACCAACTATCCGGACAACGTGGTGAAAGCCTTCGTCAAAGAAGCTGCCGCTGCCGGCATTGATGTGTTCCGCGTCTTTGACGCACTGAACTGGGTTCCCAACATGAAGGTCGCGATGGAGGAAGTTCAGAAGAGCGGCGCCATCTGCGAAGCGAGTATCTGTTATACCGGCGATATTCTGGATCCGTCTAAATCGAAATACGATCTGAAGTATTACGTGAAGATGGCCAAGGAACTGGAGAAGATGGGTGCCCACATTCTGGCTATTAAAGACATGGCTGGTCTGTGCAAACCGTATGCAGCCGAGCTGCTCGTAAAAACTTTGAAGCAGGAAATCGGCATTCCGATTCACTTCCATACGCACGATACCATCGGCGGGCAGGCAGCATCGATTTTGAAAGCAGCCGAAGTGGGACTGGACATTGCCGACGGTGCGGTCCCCTCCATGTCAGGTGGTACTTCACAACCCAACCTCACAACCGTGATTGAGTCTCAACGGTTCGAAGAGCATCAGCCAACAGTCAACGTGGAACATCTGGATGAGATTTCCGAATACTGGCGTGCGGTGCGAAACTACTACACAGCGTTTGAAAGTCCTGTGCTGCCGGCTGGTGCGAATCTGTACGATCACCAGATGCCCGGCGGTCAGTATACGAACCTGTTACAGCAGGCCCAGTCACTGGGACTGGGTGACCGCTGGTCCGAAGTCTGCCATGTGTATGCCGAAGTCAATCAACTGCTGGGTGATATCGTCAAAGTGACGCCGACCTCCAAAGCCGTCGGTGACATGGCACTGTTCCTGGTCGCCAATGATCTGACCTGCGATGATGTCGTGAATAGTGACCGGGATCTGGCATTCCCCGAATCGGTATTGGATCTGGTGAGTGGCCGCATGGGTCAGACACCGGGTGGATTCCCCGAAGCCGTCCAGAAACGGATCCTGCGTGGTGAAGAACCCCTGACAGAACGTCCGGGAAGCATTTTGCCTCCGGCCGATTTTGAAGACGCTGCGAATACAGTTCAGCAGATGATTGGCAGGACGCCCAACGATCAGGAAGTCGTTTCCTACCTCTTGTACCCGAAGGTCTTCGAAGATTTCGCCGCGCACCAGAAAGCGTATTACGATACGAGTGGCTTGCCGACCTACGCCTTCTTTAACGGACTGGAACCGGAAGAAGAAATCGCTGTTGATATTGCCCCTGGTAAGACGCTGATCATCAAATTCCTGGCCGTCGGTAAGCCACAGACAGATGGCTGCAGAACCGTGTTCTTTGAACTGAACGGTCAGCCCCGCGAAGTGGTGATTGTCGATAAAGCATTGAAGCCACAGGACGATTCACGACGCAAAGCCGATTCTTCAGACCAGAAACAAATCGGAGCGGTGATGCCCGGTGTTGTGGTTTCGCTGACAATCAAGGTCGGCAGCAAAGTCAAAGCCGGCGATCAATTGCTGATGCTGGAAGCGATGAAGATGCAAACCAGCGTCATTTCTGAGCAGGACGGGGTGGTCAAAGAGATTCTGGTGGAACCTGGAACACAGGTCGAATCGGGAGATCTGCTGATCGTATTGGAGTAA
- a CDS encoding YfgM family protein yields MFNSKNYRIVPLLFMTSFLAVTASAHTVFAQGSSKKGNVKQLNIQADKLRDSFIRQSADIARKYSDAGDYESSKQMLESILSIKKDVPGVKAMIKQLDEKMLSSNSSDFEIDASRNWSGPAGLVAKGKTIRIQATGTYDLITDIKTSVEGLPEKNPMKELAAGVPVGALMGVVITQEKGKPKMGKPFKIGEKAEYTPKDDGVLMVGLNLPPGHQSKGKVKVRISGYFRRSSN; encoded by the coding sequence GTGTTCAACTCAAAAAACTATCGCATCGTACCGCTTCTGTTTATGACCAGTTTCCTGGCAGTCACTGCTTCGGCACATACCGTTTTCGCGCAAGGCTCTTCTAAAAAGGGCAACGTGAAGCAACTCAACATTCAGGCAGACAAGCTGCGCGACTCTTTCATCCGTCAGTCAGCAGATATCGCGCGTAAGTATTCAGATGCCGGTGACTACGAGAGTTCCAAGCAGATGCTGGAATCCATTCTGAGTATCAAAAAAGATGTGCCGGGCGTCAAAGCGATGATCAAGCAACTCGACGAAAAGATGCTCTCCTCGAATTCCTCCGATTTTGAAATCGACGCTTCCCGCAACTGGAGTGGTCCTGCCGGCCTGGTCGCGAAAGGCAAGACGATCCGCATTCAGGCGACCGGAACCTATGATCTGATTACCGACATCAAAACCAGTGTCGAAGGTCTGCCAGAGAAAAACCCGATGAAAGAGTTGGCTGCGGGAGTTCCTGTCGGGGCGCTGATGGGGGTCGTGATCACGCAGGAAAAAGGGAAACCCAAAATGGGCAAACCCTTCAAGATCGGTGAGAAAGCGGAATATACGCCGAAAGATGATGGCGTCCTGATGGTCGGCTTGAATCTGCCTCCCGGACATCAATCCAAAGGGAAGGTCAAAGTCCGGATCAGCGGCTACTTCAGACGCAGTTCTAATTGA
- a CDS encoding histidine triad nucleotide-binding protein yields MSDETTIFKKIIDREIPAEIIYEDELCLAFKDVNPQAPVHVLVIPKKEIQSISHLESEDQELAGHLFLTVGKLAKMLGLEAGYRTIVNTGKAGGQTVDHLHLHLLGGRSMQWPPG; encoded by the coding sequence ATGAGTGATGAGACAACGATTTTCAAGAAAATCATCGATCGGGAAATCCCGGCTGAGATTATCTACGAAGACGAATTGTGTCTGGCATTCAAGGATGTGAATCCACAGGCTCCGGTGCACGTGCTGGTCATCCCTAAAAAGGAGATCCAGTCGATTTCCCATCTGGAGTCTGAAGATCAGGAGTTGGCCGGCCATCTGTTTCTTACCGTAGGAAAGCTGGCAAAAATGCTGGGGCTGGAGGCGGGGTATCGTACAATCGTTAATACCGGCAAAGCCGGGGGGCAGACGGTAGACCATCTGCATTTACATCTGCTTGGCGGTCGCTCAATGCAATGGCCACCCGGATAA
- a CDS encoding Nramp family divalent metal transporter codes for MESQQEKSALDPSVGSEIEEAINAPTNFGGILKRLGPGLIIAGSIVGSGELIATTKTGAQAGIALLWLIIVGCLIKVFVQIELGRYSISRGETTLQALNHVPGPRFGVLKNPNQQAPNWILWFWLIMSLCTIGQLGGIVGGVGQALALTVPIKGDYRQAIQYPSEKEFVHYLEVEEELKSEEGSLASLSPEERERYLRGHAKLKQRIEALQEEGQMILQKIRNEESLTDENGTSLLEPQTWDDKIWAGVIAVMTAFLLYFGRYNLIEHLSTILVVSFTFVTIGNVFSLQTSDIWSISGAEIMRGLSFGIPEATGGMNPLITALAAFGIIGVGATELIAYPYWCLEKGYARFTGPHSEDDSWAQRAKGWMRVMKIDAFASMCIYTFATLAFYLMGVAVLHKEGLDPDGMRMVSTLAEAYVPVFGAYAKWLFLAGAIAVLYSTFLVANAANARIFSDGLRFFGIVDERKPEALRNWIKAMSFILPLLCLAVFLTGANPVRLVLIAGTMQAIMLPMLGIAAIYLRYTRIDSRLTPGKLWDLMLFLSCLGLLLAGGFGVYKQLFA; via the coding sequence ATGGAATCTCAACAGGAGAAAAGCGCTCTCGATCCATCCGTTGGTTCTGAGATAGAGGAAGCCATTAACGCCCCGACCAATTTTGGGGGGATTCTCAAACGCCTGGGGCCAGGTCTGATCATTGCCGGCAGTATTGTCGGTTCCGGAGAACTGATTGCCACCACCAAGACCGGGGCACAGGCCGGGATTGCCCTGTTGTGGTTGATCATTGTCGGCTGTCTGATCAAGGTCTTTGTCCAGATCGAACTGGGCCGCTATTCAATTTCCCGTGGCGAGACCACGCTGCAGGCCCTGAATCACGTGCCGGGCCCGCGGTTCGGCGTGCTGAAGAATCCCAACCAGCAGGCGCCCAACTGGATTCTCTGGTTCTGGCTGATTATGAGTCTGTGCACGATCGGGCAACTGGGAGGCATCGTCGGCGGTGTCGGCCAGGCTCTGGCACTCACCGTTCCCATCAAGGGGGATTACCGTCAGGCGATTCAATATCCCTCCGAAAAAGAGTTCGTCCATTACCTCGAAGTAGAAGAGGAACTCAAGAGCGAGGAAGGCTCCCTGGCAAGCCTGTCGCCTGAGGAGCGGGAAAGATATCTCCGTGGTCATGCCAAGCTGAAACAGCGGATCGAAGCACTTCAGGAAGAAGGGCAGATGATCCTGCAGAAAATTCGAAACGAGGAATCGCTGACAGACGAAAATGGCACCTCGCTGCTTGAGCCCCAGACCTGGGACGATAAGATCTGGGCGGGAGTGATTGCGGTGATGACCGCCTTTTTGCTGTATTTCGGTCGCTACAACCTGATTGAACATCTCTCAACGATTCTGGTGGTCTCCTTTACCTTTGTCACGATCGGGAATGTCTTCTCCCTGCAGACTTCTGACATCTGGAGTATTTCGGGTGCAGAAATCATGCGCGGACTTTCCTTTGGAATTCCCGAAGCCACGGGGGGCATGAATCCGTTAATTACCGCTCTGGCTGCCTTTGGAATTATTGGCGTCGGTGCGACCGAACTGATTGCCTATCCCTACTGGTGCCTGGAAAAAGGCTATGCCCGGTTTACCGGACCACACTCCGAAGATGACAGTTGGGCGCAGCGCGCGAAAGGCTGGATGCGGGTCATGAAAATTGACGCATTTGCTTCGATGTGCATCTACACCTTCGCCACCCTGGCGTTTTACCTGATGGGCGTCGCGGTACTGCACAAGGAAGGGCTGGATCCGGATGGCATGCGGATGGTGAGCACCCTGGCGGAAGCCTATGTGCCCGTCTTCGGAGCCTACGCCAAATGGCTCTTCCTGGCGGGAGCAATCGCGGTACTCTATTCGACGTTTCTGGTTGCCAATGCAGCGAATGCACGCATTTTCTCAGACGGGCTGCGTTTCTTTGGAATCGTTGATGAGCGCAAGCCGGAGGCACTGCGAAACTGGATCAAGGCAATGTCCTTCATCCTGCCCCTGCTCTGCCTGGCGGTCTTTTTGACCGGTGCCAATCCTGTCAGACTGGTGCTGATCGCAGGGACCATGCAGGCCATCATGCTCCCCATGCTGGGGATTGCTGCGATTTATCTGCGGTATACCCGTATCGACTCCAGATTGACGCCAGGCAAGCTCTGGGACCTGATGCTGTTCCTCTCCTGCCTGGGGCTGCTGCTGGCGGGAGGTTTTGGAGTTTATAAACAGCTGTTTGCCTGA
- the trpE gene encoding anthranilate synthase component I, with the protein MKYVPDFDTFQQLSGQANLVPVYRQLTGDTLTPVSAYQLLEKGPYSFLFESVVGGEQISRYSFLGANPFLTIDAYQQRMVIGKEGQTEERTVEDPLQELERILEQYQAPELPGLPRFCGGAVGYAGYDVVRYSENLPNAPEDDRQLPDLSFALYDHMVVFDQINKTVLVVAHAHITPGMSETDLQAAYQDACEKIDHTCERFQTGDPAVLRMADISVDTHAEPNLQWTSNFSQQDFEAAVESCKEYIVAGDIFQVVLSQRLKLETSATPLDIYRSLRVVNPSPFMFLLKTPEVDLVGSSPEIMVRVEDGLTTIRPLAGTRKRGKTEAEDKRLAEELLADPKERAEHVMLIDLARNDVGRVSEFGSVELSDVMVVERYSHVMHITSNVTGKLTEGRTALDALRAGLPAGTVSGAPKVRAMEIIDEFEPHRRGPYAGAVGYLDFTGNMDTCIALRTLVMQGSTAYVQAGAGIVADSVPETEYYETLNKAKGLLKAIEVAEQQLK; encoded by the coding sequence ATGAAATACGTTCCCGATTTCGATACTTTTCAACAGCTTTCCGGTCAGGCAAACCTGGTTCCCGTCTATCGTCAGTTAACCGGCGATACCCTGACCCCGGTCAGTGCCTACCAGTTGCTGGAGAAAGGACCGTACTCGTTTCTGTTTGAAAGTGTCGTGGGCGGAGAACAGATCAGCCGTTACAGTTTTCTGGGAGCCAACCCGTTCCTGACCATCGACGCTTACCAGCAGCGGATGGTGATCGGGAAAGAGGGGCAGACCGAGGAGCGGACTGTTGAAGATCCGCTGCAGGAACTCGAACGCATTCTGGAACAGTATCAGGCTCCCGAGCTTCCGGGGCTCCCGCGGTTCTGTGGGGGCGCCGTTGGTTATGCCGGCTATGATGTCGTACGCTATTCCGAAAACCTGCCCAACGCACCAGAAGATGATCGCCAGCTCCCCGACCTCTCCTTTGCTCTGTACGATCACATGGTGGTGTTCGATCAGATCAACAAAACGGTGCTGGTCGTAGCACACGCCCATATCACGCCTGGCATGAGTGAAACAGATCTCCAAGCCGCCTACCAGGATGCCTGCGAGAAGATCGATCACACATGCGAACGTTTTCAGACCGGCGACCCTGCAGTGCTCCGGATGGCCGACATTAGTGTCGACACCCATGCAGAGCCGAATTTACAGTGGACGTCTAATTTCTCTCAGCAGGATTTTGAAGCCGCTGTGGAGTCATGTAAAGAATACATCGTGGCCGGCGATATCTTTCAGGTGGTCTTGAGCCAGCGACTGAAGCTGGAGACTTCAGCGACGCCGCTGGATATTTATCGCAGTTTGCGCGTCGTCAATCCCAGTCCGTTCATGTTCCTGTTGAAGACCCCCGAGGTCGATCTTGTCGGCAGCTCACCGGAGATCATGGTCCGCGTCGAGGATGGACTCACAACAATTCGTCCGCTGGCCGGCACCCGCAAGCGTGGGAAAACCGAAGCCGAAGACAAGCGGCTGGCAGAAGAACTGCTGGCCGACCCCAAAGAACGGGCAGAGCATGTGATGCTGATTGATCTGGCCCGCAACGACGTCGGCCGGGTGAGTGAGTTCGGTTCGGTCGAGCTGTCAGATGTGATGGTCGTGGAACGCTACAGCCATGTGATGCACATTACTTCCAATGTGACAGGCAAACTGACAGAGGGGCGGACCGCACTGGATGCCCTGCGGGCTGGTTTGCCGGCGGGTACGGTTTCCGGTGCCCCCAAAGTGCGGGCCATGGAAATCATTGATGAATTTGAACCACACCGGCGGGGTCCGTATGCGGGAGCCGTCGGATATCTCGATTTTACCGGGAATATGGATACGTGTATTGCATTGCGTACGCTGGTCATGCAGGGATCTACGGCCTACGTTCAGGCCGGCGCCGGGATCGTTGCCGACAGTGTACCCGAGACGGAGTACTATGAAACATTGAACAAGGCAAAGGGGTTGCTCAAAGCGATTGAGGTTGCTGAACAACAACTGAAATAA
- a CDS encoding protein arginine kinase: protein MNLDAFTRTSGEWLRGIGPDSDIVMSSRIRLARNLAQFPFINRCTESTLGEIEQLMRPIITSLPMQEKLSYLNVNQLSNLDRQFIVERQLISREHAERSGPRGVGLDNEENIGIMVNEEDHLRLQVLRSGFSLDECWDTINRIDDLLESEVTYAFSEEFGYLTACPTNVGTGIRVSVMLHLPALVITKEIQKVFQALQKINLAVRGLYGEGSQAMGDFYQISNQVTLGQTEHQLIDSIKEVVPNIISYERRVRNSLLKENRQGLHDQVSRAFGILSTAQTISSEETMHLLSSVRMGVNLGLIEGLPISTVNEMFIFTQPAHLQKLQGGELESSERNAARANYLRQRISDASSSS, encoded by the coding sequence GTGAATTTGGATGCATTCACTCGCACGAGTGGTGAATGGCTGAGAGGAATCGGCCCGGACTCCGATATCGTGATGTCCAGCAGAATTCGCCTGGCGAGAAACCTCGCTCAGTTCCCCTTTATCAATCGCTGTACGGAATCCACTCTGGGTGAGATCGAACAGCTGATGCGTCCGATCATCACTTCCCTGCCCATGCAGGAAAAACTGTCCTACCTGAACGTCAATCAGCTCTCGAACCTGGATCGCCAGTTCATCGTCGAGCGTCAGCTGATCAGCCGTGAGCATGCCGAACGCTCAGGACCTCGGGGGGTCGGACTGGATAACGAAGAAAATATCGGCATCATGGTCAACGAGGAAGACCACCTGCGGCTCCAGGTACTGCGGAGCGGTTTCTCGCTCGATGAATGCTGGGATACCATCAACCGCATTGATGACCTGCTGGAATCGGAAGTCACCTACGCGTTCAGCGAAGAATTCGGCTACCTGACCGCCTGCCCCACCAATGTCGGGACCGGGATTCGGGTCAGTGTCATGCTGCATCTGCCGGCCCTGGTCATTACCAAGGAAATTCAGAAAGTCTTTCAGGCATTGCAAAAGATCAATCTGGCCGTACGCGGCCTGTACGGTGAGGGCAGCCAGGCCATGGGAGATTTCTACCAGATCTCCAATCAGGTCACACTGGGGCAAACCGAACACCAACTGATCGACAGCATCAAGGAAGTGGTTCCCAATATCATTTCCTATGAACGCAGAGTCAGAAATTCACTCCTCAAAGAAAACCGCCAGGGGCTGCATGACCAAGTCTCACGCGCCTTCGGTATTTTGAGTACAGCGCAGACCATCAGTTCAGAAGAGACCATGCATCTGCTTTCCAGCGTACGGATGGGAGTCAACCTGGGACTGATAGAGGGGCTGCCTATCTCAACCGTGAATGAGATGTTTATCTTTACTCAGCCCGCCCATCTGCAGAAACTGCAGGGGGGAGAACTCGAATCCAGCGAACGCAATGCCGCCCGCGCGAATTATCTCAGGCAACGCATCAGCGACGCCAGCAGCTCAAGCTGA